A genomic stretch from Candidatus Neomarinimicrobiota bacterium includes:
- a CDS encoding heme exporter protein CcmB translates to MGSWTIFLKDLRLELRTRESLSAMVVFAAAVILLFAFAFDAAPTRFRSFTPGLIWMTYFFAAVLGLLRTFGQEKELEAYSLLLSAPVDRSTIYLGKAAAFFLFLLAAQIVSLPLFGLFLDVPLLAAPAALALIFVLADLAIAAVGILIAGMSLRSPAGETLLPILLFPLLTPLLIAATKATSAALARRPISEWDFWLMLLTTFFFLFVLAGTFIFDYISEQ, encoded by the coding sequence ATGGGCTCCTGGACCATATTTCTCAAGGATCTTCGCCTGGAGCTGCGCACCAGGGAAAGCTTGTCGGCTATGGTGGTATTCGCAGCGGCGGTTATTTTGCTCTTCGCCTTTGCCTTTGACGCTGCCCCGACCCGGTTCAGATCCTTCACGCCGGGCCTCATATGGATGACCTACTTTTTTGCGGCGGTACTGGGCTTGCTACGGACCTTCGGGCAGGAGAAGGAGCTGGAAGCATATTCATTGTTGCTCAGTGCACCGGTGGACCGCAGTACAATTTATCTGGGCAAAGCGGCGGCTTTCTTTCTCTTTTTGCTGGCGGCCCAGATAGTAAGTCTGCCGCTCTTCGGCTTGTTCCTGGACGTGCCCCTGTTGGCAGCTCCGGCCGCTCTGGCTCTCATTTTCGTCCTGGCCGACCTGGCTATAGCGGCGGTTGGAATCCTCATTGCTGGCATGAGCCTTCGTTCACCTGCCGGCGAAACGTTACTGCCTATCCTGCTGTTCCCCCTCCTGACGCCTCTGCTTATAGCTGCAACTAAAGCCACCAGTGCGGCCCTGGCCCGTCGACCGATAAGTGAATGGGATTTCTGGCTCATGCTCTTGACAACATTTTTTTTCCTGTTCGTCTTAGCGGGTACCTTCATCTTTGATTATATTTCGGAGCAATAG
- the ccmA gene encoding heme ABC exporter ATP-binding protein CcmA, with the protein MTTLFIAEHISKSFHLRPVLRDVSFSLHAGETVLLFGRNGAGKTTLLRILAGIMRPEAGTANLNGQPLFTPNGRWRKDMIYLGHRPILYPAFTARENLMLSVRLRKQVWDEKAFHNLMACYGLAGREDEAIRVYSEGMLQRLGLIRLELAAWQVALLDEPSAALDVEGADLLSDTIARWRSQGRTVFFTSHDLGWGATQANRALLLDLGIIRQEVAAPKADILVSHMKCGCS; encoded by the coding sequence TTGACCACCCTGTTCATCGCGGAGCACATCAGCAAGTCTTTCCACCTGCGCCCGGTGCTTCGGGATGTCTCGTTCTCCCTGCATGCCGGTGAAACCGTTTTGCTCTTTGGTCGTAACGGGGCCGGTAAAACCACCCTGCTTCGTATCCTGGCTGGCATCATGCGCCCCGAAGCGGGCACAGCCAATCTGAACGGACAGCCCCTCTTTACTCCTAACGGTCGCTGGCGAAAGGACATGATCTATCTGGGTCATCGCCCGATTCTTTATCCCGCCTTCACAGCCAGAGAAAATCTCATGCTCAGTGTCCGATTGCGAAAGCAGGTCTGGGACGAAAAGGCCTTCCACAATCTTATGGCTTGCTATGGACTCGCGGGCCGTGAGGATGAGGCCATACGGGTTTACTCTGAGGGGATGCTTCAGCGCCTGGGCTTGATCCGCTTGGAGCTAGCGGCATGGCAGGTAGCGCTCTTGGATGAACCATCCGCGGCACTGGACGTGGAGGGAGCAGACCTCCTCAGTGACACTATCGCGCGCTGGCGGTCTCAGGGCCGAACGGTATTCTTTACCAGTCACGACCTGGGGTGGGGTGCCACCCAAGCGAATCGGGCTCTTCTGCTGGACCTTGGTATCATCAGGCAGGAAGTAGCTGCTCCCAAGGCGGATATCCTTGTTTCCCATATGAAGTGCGGGTGTTCTTGA
- a CDS encoding cytochrome c biogenesis protein: MQAFNSIRHNQLFLAVTLVAVIVNLWLIYRVAPVVSEQEMAQKIFYYHVPLAWNALLAYLLVAVSGVAYLVTRQTRWDQWSLAGAEVGTLFALLILITGPIWATPIWGKPWSWEPRLTTMLVLFLIFVGYFMVRAFGGPYERASRYAAVIGILAVIDIPLILTAVTWWAPEVQSHPQMEMAQQSSSILRVFLFSLFSFTLILIYLILFRRHVGAMEFRRLRGSEGTSDA, translated from the coding sequence ATGCAAGCCTTCAATAGCATACGTCACAACCAGCTCTTTCTGGCGGTGACGCTGGTGGCCGTTATCGTTAATCTGTGGTTGATTTATCGGGTGGCCCCCGTGGTTTCGGAACAGGAAATGGCCCAGAAGATTTTTTATTACCATGTGCCCTTGGCCTGGAATGCTCTCCTGGCGTATTTACTGGTGGCCGTGTCCGGCGTTGCTTACTTGGTAACGCGCCAGACCAGATGGGACCAATGGTCACTGGCCGGCGCAGAGGTAGGCACCCTGTTTGCCTTATTGATTCTTATCACTGGGCCTATTTGGGCCACGCCCATCTGGGGCAAGCCATGGAGCTGGGAACCGCGTCTCACTACAATGCTGGTTCTGTTTCTCATTTTCGTAGGGTACTTCATGGTTCGGGCCTTTGGTGGGCCTTATGAGCGTGCCTCTCGTTATGCGGCAGTTATCGGCATCCTGGCGGTAATTGACATTCCACTTATTCTCACCGCCGTAACCTGGTGGGCGCCAGAGGTGCAAAGTCATCCCCAGATGGAAATGGCCCAGCAATCTTCTTCCATTCTGCGAGTTTTTCTCTTTTCGCTCTTTAGCTTTACGCTTATCCTGATTTACCTTATTCTTTTCAGGCGGCATGTGGGCGCGATGGAATTCCGGCGGCTCAGGGGGTCGGAAGGAACAAGCGATGCCTAA